The proteins below come from a single Trichocoleus desertorum ATA4-8-CV12 genomic window:
- a CDS encoding transposase, with protein KKSVLWNEAYFIASCGGVTVSQLKQYVQGQNTPD; from the coding sequence AAAAAGTCTGTGTTGTGGAATGAAGCCTACTTCATTGCTAGCTGTGGTGGAGTAACAGTTTCCCAATTGAAGCAGTATGTACAGGGGCAAAATACTCCTGATTAG